In Leptolyngbya iicbica LK, one DNA window encodes the following:
- a CDS encoding Txe/YoeB family addiction module toxin, giving the protein MNWQLVYTKQAQKDAKKLAASNLKKKAQGLLDILAENPFQTPPPYEKLVGDLAGAYSRRINIQHRLVYQVLESERTIKIIRMWTHYDI; this is encoded by the coding sequence GTGAACTGGCAACTGGTCTACACCAAACAAGCGCAAAAAGATGCGAAGAAACTTGCTGCCAGCAATTTGAAGAAAAAGGCCCAGGGATTACTCGATATCTTGGCCGAGAATCCTTTTCAAACTCCGCCCCCCTACGAAAAACTGGTGGGTGATTTGGCTGGAGCCTATTCGCGACGCATCAACATCCAGCATCGACTGGTTTATCAAGTGCTGGAATCCGAGCGAACGATCAAAATTATTCGCATGTGGACTCATTACGATATTTAG
- a CDS encoding EamA family transporter: MAQLTTQQNWRSPILMLFLAMASIHSGAAIAKGLFDQVSPFGMVSLRLGLGALVLVVLFRPRWRHHSWQDYRLLGLLGLSMGVMNAALYHAISYIPIGVAVTLEFVGPLGVALAHSRRGADWMWVAMAAAGVMLLAPFGGTLHPLGVCLALMAGGCWAAYILLSARVGKVFPGTEGVAMAMTAGAIAIVPFGIVAEGTNLLNPYVLMMGLLVAILSSALPYSLEMAALRQLPVKVFGVLMSVEPAVASCIGLIILGEQLSFRMVVAIALVSLASVGSTLHSRSAQ, encoded by the coding sequence GTGGCTCAACTGACGACTCAACAAAACTGGCGATCGCCCATTTTGATGCTGTTTCTGGCGATGGCGTCGATTCACTCTGGGGCCGCGATCGCCAAAGGACTCTTTGATCAGGTCAGTCCCTTTGGCATGGTGAGCTTGCGCTTGGGACTGGGGGCGTTAGTGCTAGTGGTGCTCTTTCGGCCCCGGTGGCGACACCATTCCTGGCAAGATTATCGACTGCTGGGCTTACTCGGCCTTTCCATGGGGGTCATGAATGCCGCTTTGTATCACGCGATTTCCTACATTCCCATTGGCGTGGCTGTCACCCTAGAGTTTGTGGGGCCGCTGGGGGTCGCGTTAGCCCATTCGCGGCGCGGGGCTGACTGGATGTGGGTGGCCATGGCGGCAGCGGGAGTGATGCTGCTAGCTCCATTCGGCGGCACCTTGCATCCCCTTGGCGTCTGCCTGGCATTAATGGCAGGCGGTTGCTGGGCGGCTTACATTCTGCTATCCGCCAGAGTGGGCAAGGTGTTTCCGGGAACGGAAGGGGTAGCCATGGCGATGACGGCGGGGGCGATCGCGATCGTGCCCTTTGGCATCGTGGCAGAAGGGACGAATCTGCTGAATCCCTACGTGTTGATGATGGGCTTGCTGGTGGCGATTTTGTCCTCAGCGCTCCCCTACTCCCTCGAAATGGCCGCGTTGCGCCAGTTGCCCGTCAAGGTCTTTGGGGTCTTGATGAGTGTGGAACCAGCTGTCGCCTCCTGTATTGGCTTGATCATTTTGGGCGAGCAGTTGAGCTTCCGAATGGTGGTCGCGATCGCCCTGGTGAGCTTAGCCAGCGTGGGCTCCACTCTCCATTCCAGAAGCGCCCAGTAA